In Rickettsiales bacterium, the genomic stretch AATGTAGCTGTTGTTGGTGCAACTGGAAATGTCGGCAGAGAAATGCTTGATGTTTTAGCGCAGAGAAATTTTCCAGTAAATAATGTATATGCGGTTGCTTCTTCTCGCTCTGTGGGAAGGGAAGTTTCCTTTGGTGATGATCAAACCTTGAAAGTGCAAGATTTAGAATATTTTGATTTTAGCAAATGTGATATTGCACTTTTCTCGCCGGGTGCAGCGGTTTCAAAAATTCACGCCCCTCGTGCTGGAAAATCAGGCTGCGTAGTGATCGATAACACTTCACAATTTAGAATGGATAAAAATATCCCACTTGTAGTGCCAGAAGTAAACCCGCAAGATATTCCAAAATATAAAGAAACTGGCATTATTGCTAACCCAAATTGCTCAACCATTCAAATGGTAGTGGCGTTAAAACCGCTTACTAAACTTGGTAAAATTAAAAGGGTGATAGTTTCAACTTATCAATCAGTTTCCGGCGCTGGAAAAGAGGCTATGGACGAGCTTTATCATCAAACTAAAGGCGTTTATGTTAGTGATTTGAAAGAACCAGAAAAATTCACAAAACGCATCGCTTTTAATGTTATCCCTCATATTGATAAAT encodes the following:
- a CDS encoding aspartate-semialdehyde dehydrogenase — translated: NVAVVGATGNVGREMLDVLAQRNFPVNNVYAVASSRSVGREVSFGDDQTLKVQDLEYFDFSKCDIALFSPGAAVSKIHAPRAGKSGCVVIDNTSQFRMDKNIPLVVPEVNPQDIPKYKETGIIANPNCSTIQMVVALKPLTKLGKIKRVIVSTYQSVSGAGKEAMDELYHQTKGVYVSDLKEPEKFTKRIAFNVIPHIDKFMEGEFEGYTKEEWKMTVETKKIMGDDDIQVTATCVRVPVFVSHSEAINVEFDREISVADVRKVLEKAEGIEVVDTHENGGYMTPYEAAGKDATYVSRIRKDVTNPKAINMWVVSDNIRKGAALNSVQIAEVLIRDYLK